GAAGCAGCCCTGAAATTATAATCTGCACTAAAACAAAGAAACTGCGCCAATCTGATTTATGATATTTCTGAACATTTTCATTTTGCTGGTCATTTTTATCAGCGGCTCCTGGCTGGCCAACGTGCTCATGCGCCGTTATGGGTACCCTGTACCCCGATCACTGCGCACCCGCGAAGACAAACTTCTTTTCCTGATGAAGCTCGTGCTTTTCTCCCTGCTAACAAGTCTGATGCTTGCTGCGCTGCTCATTTTCGGAATTGATCCGCTAAACTTAATGGGCAGGTCAGGGGTCGTTTAGGGTAGCAAAATCAATGGTCAACTATCGGAAGCTTTAGCGCTGTTACCGGTTTCTGATTTCGCGCTGCCGCATAGGCATGCGATCGATGATACCAAAAAGCCATTCAGGGGATACCATTTCATCGCTGAATGCTTTCACCCCACCGTCTTTTCCGATAAGTCTGAAGCTGAACGAGCTTAAACCGGCTTCGAGCTGCCGGGCTACACGGGAGGCTGATTCTGAAGATATTTCCTGTTCATCAAGCATACTACAGCCCTTCTGAAAGAGGGCAAGAATGCGCAGCTCGCGTTCAGCAAGTCCGGCGTCTTCCGCTATAAGCTGCTGTAGTTGTTGTTGAAAGCTGTGGTCAGAAGCCGAGGGTGCAGTTAAAACAATCAGGCGGTATTTCCAGCGAAACTCCTCAAGGGTGACATCCTGCACCGCCTCACAGCTGTCTGACTTTGGAGTATCCGCAAACGCAAAGAACAGCCCTAAGAAGAATGTTGTAAAGATCATCGTGATAAACTGTAGCATAAAAGATGATAGCCTTTTTATTTTGGTGATTTCCTGTCCAAGTCGCTGTTCAGCTTGTGTTTGCATTTGACTGAAGCCCTGATAGCAGTACCCTGACGGAGCTGAATACATTGAAATTGCTGATGATAGGGGATGCCAAAATAAAAAATATATTCTGGCAAAAAACACTTTTATTGATGTCCAAAACAGCTTATATTTTGAATCTGTTAAACAAGCTCATCGGGACTGTAGCTCAGTCGGTAGAGCAACGGACTGAAAATCCGTGTGTCGGCGGTTCGATTCCGCCCGGTCCCACAGAGTTAAAGCCTTGAATTGTATGTATTTACGATTCAAGGCTTTTTTTTGTTTGTGGATAGACCAACGCGAGAATTGTAATTATGGGTAACAAATGGGTAACAGAATACCATGCTCGGTTGAATCTGTTTTGATGAATGAAGTCTTTGAGCACTTACAGCAGATACCATCAGAAATGCGCGGGTTTGCATTAATTCTTTACTAAAAAGAAAATGAGTTGGGTTTGGCTGAGACCCGATGGCGCTCAATGAATTTGTTATAGTGTATGTGTTGGCTGTAAAGCAATGCCGTGAAATTTTAGGGCGGGGATAGTAAACAGCACCGAGCTATGAGTCTGATTGCAGAAAGTAACCTTGATTTCACTATGTCTTGAGCTGCACTTATTCGATGACGTTTGTTTCTAAAAAGAGTCATAATGGTTGAATCCTGAGTAAAAGCCGGTTGCAAATGAATGACCCAATGCCCGATGATAGCTGTTATCCGTTATGTCTATGCTGCAGCCCCTGAACGCGTCAACTTCTAAATTGAAACGTGCTGTCCTCTGCCCTCTGCCCTCTGTCCTCTGTCCTCTGTCCTCTGTCTTCTGTCCGCCGTCTGCCGTCTGCCGTCCGCCGTCTGCCGTCCGCCGTCCGCCGTCCGCGGTCCAAAACATATCCCTGCCTCATTGGTTCAAAATAGCTATTGCGTTGGGTTGATATTGGGTTGTATATTTAAGGCCGCCCAGCGCTCACGGGTTTTGACAGCGGCCACAAATTTTGGCCCTTTCAAAATTAAGTGTTGACACGGGCTACAAGATTCCGTATCATTGGAATCTGCAACAAAAACGAAGTTCGGCAGCTCGCTGCCACCAACGTTTTCAGGTTGCACCGTTCTTTTTCTTAGTGAACAATTAGACAGAAGATCGCATAGCGAAGCCTTAGAAGTCGATTCCGGAGTTAGGATGTTCGGTTTTACCGGATGTCCGCTCTAAAGATATATGATAGGAAGCAAAGGCAAACAATGCGTTGTTTTTAGTTAGGATGCTTAATTGCATAACAATTTACAACGGAGAGTTTGATCCTGGCTCAGGACGAACGCTGGCGGCGGGCTTAACACATGCAAGTCGCAGGGGATTCAGGGGGCTTGCCCCCTGATGAGACTGGCGCACGGGTGCGTAACACGTAAGCAATCTGCCTACAGGAGGGGGATAACCCGGCGAAAGCCGGGCTAATACCGCATAATGCAGCGGGGCCGCATGGCCACAGTTGTTAAAGCCCTTCGGGGTGCCTGTAGATGAGCTTGCGGTGCATTA
This genomic stretch from Cyclonatronum proteinivorum harbors:
- a CDS encoding DUF4174 domain-containing protein, with translation MLQFITMIFTTFFLGLFFAFADTPKSDSCEAVQDVTLEEFRWKYRLIVLTAPSASDHSFQQQLQQLIAEDAGLAERELRILALFQKGCSMLDEQEISSESASRVARQLEAGLSSFSFRLIGKDGGVKAFSDEMVSPEWLFGIIDRMPMRQREIRNR